The Argentina anserina chromosome 3, drPotAnse1.1, whole genome shotgun sequence genome includes a region encoding these proteins:
- the LOC126788938 gene encoding ABC transporter G family member 31 isoform X4, translating to MAASNGSEYFELGIEGTNETFARPSNAESVAEDEEELMWAAIRRLPSQKQSNTAILKSEKSQTIDVRKLDRHNRELVVSKALATNDQDNHRLLSAIKERLDRVALEVRKVEVRYENLNIVADVQTGSRALPTLINYTRDGIESILTTLRIFKPKRRSLTILNNISGIIKPGRMTLLLGPPSSGKSTLLMTLAGKLDGNLKKSGSVTYNGHRLDEFCIQRTAAYISQTDNHIAELTVRETLDFAARCQGASEGFAAYGKQLVKLEKEKNIRPDPEIDAFMKASSVAGKHSITTDYVLKVLGLDVCSETIVGNDMLRGVSGGQRKRVTTGEMAVGPRKTMFMDEISTGLDSSTTYQIVKCIGNFVHHMEATVLMALLQPAPETFELFDDLVLLAEGHVVYQGPRAEVLEFFESLGFKLPPRKGAADFLQEVTSKKDQAQYWADSSKPYTYLSVSEIAEAFKKSRFGKSVDAALSSPYDRAKSLPAALPKTKYAASKWELCKACFSRELLLISRHRFLYTFRTCQVAFVGFVTCTMFPRWEIQPTDEINGNLYLSCLFFGLVHMMFNGFTELPLMISRLPVFYKQRDNYFHPAWAWSGVSLLLRIPYSIIEAIVWSCVVYYTVGFAPGPGRFFRFMLLLFSVHQMALGLFRTMASLARDMVIANTFGSAALIVIFCFGGFIIPKDSIKPWWGWAFWVSPLSYGQRAISVNEFTAVRWIKISPLTNRTIGQNVLQQHSLPNGDSWYWIGVGALLAYALLFNCIVTLALMYLNPLRKNQTVLPLDDTEERGNKKIMSNGNSSPRRKGMILPFQPLTMTFHNVNYYVDMPKEMKSQGIPESRLQLLSNVSGVFSPGVLTALVGSSGAGKTTLMDVLAGRKTGGYIEGDIKISGYPKEQRTFARIAGYVEQNDIHSPQLTVEESVRFSSALRLPKEVSVEKRLEFVEEVMKLVELDTLRHALVGLPGSSGLSTEQRKRLTIAVELVANPSIIFMDEPTSGLDARAAAIVMRTVRNTVDTGRTVVCTIHQPSIDIFEAFDELLLMKRGGQVIYGGKLGQHSQTMINYFQEINGITPIPSGYNPATWMLEVTTPACEQRIGEDFASLYRKSEQYREVEESIQQYSNPPANSKALKFASMYSQNTSVQFRTCLWKQNLVYWRSPQYNAMRLIFTTIAALIFGSAFWDVGAKRDSIQSLMMVMGALYAACLFLGVNNASSVQPIVSIERTVFYREKAAGMYSPLAYAAAQGLIEVPYIAVQTIVYGVITYFMVNFERTLEKFLLYILFMFLTFTYFTLYGMAAVGLTPSQHLAAVISSAFYSVWNLHSGFLIPKPNIPKYWLWFYYICPVAWTLRGIVTSQLGDVETILVGPAFKGSVKEYLEVSLGFGPGMIGVSVAALLGFNVLFFSIFAFSIKFLNFQRR from the exons ATGGCGGCGTCGAACGGGAGCGAGTACTTCGAATTGGGAATCGAGGGGACGAACGAGACGTTCGCGCGGCCGTCGAACGCCGAGTCGGTGGCGGAGGATGAGGAGGAGCTTATGTGGGCGGCGATCCGGCGGCTGCCGTCGCAGAAGCAGTCGAACACCGCCATTCTCAAGTCGGAAAAGTCTCAGACCATCGACGTCCGGAAGCTCGATCGCCACAACCGCGAGCTCGTCGTCTCCAAAGCCCTCGCCACTAACGACCAGGACAACCACCGCCTCCTCTCCGCCATCAAAGAACGCCTCGACAG AGTGGCACTGGAGGTTCGAAAAGTGGAAGTGCGGTACGAGAACCTGAATATAGTAGCAGACGTTCAAACAGGGTCAAGAGCTTTGCCTACTCTCATCAACTATACTCGCGATGGTATAGAG AGTATTCTAACTACTTTGAGGATTTTCAAACCCAAGAGACGGTCTTTAACAATTTTGAACAACATCAGTGGCATTATCAAACCCGGAAG GATGACTTTGCTTTTAGGACCCCCAAGTTCTGGGAAATCCACGTTGCTCATGACTCTTGCTGGAAAACTGGATGGCAACTTAAAG aaAAGTGGTAGCGTTACCTACAATGGCCACAGGCTTGATGAGTTCTGCATTCAAAGAACTGCTGCTTACATAAGTCAAACAGATAATCACATTGCAGAACTCACAGTAAGAGAAACCTTGGACTTTGCAGCCAGATGTCAAGGTGCAAGCGAAGGTTTTGCAGCGTATGGCAAACAGCTGGTCAagttagagaaagaaaaaaacataagGCCAGATCCAGAAATTGATGCGTTCATGAAGGCATCATCTGTTGCTGGCAAACACAGTATTACAACTGATTATGTTCTCAAAGTGCTTGGTCTTGATGTTTGCTCAGAGACAATTGTTGGAAATGACATGTTAAGAGGGGTTTCGGGGGGGCAGAGAAAAAGGGTTACTACAGGTGAAATGGCAGTTGGACCAAGAAAAACCATGTTTATGGATGAAATATCTACTGGACTGGATAGTTCTACTACATACCAGATTGTTAAATGTATTGGGAATTTTGTTCATCACATGGAAGCTACAGTACTAATGGCTCTGCTTCAGCCTGCACCTGAGACATTTGAACTATTTGATGATTTAGTGCTACTAGCCGAAGGACACGTCGTTTATCAAGGCCCTCGAGCAGAAGTTTTGGAGTTCTTCGAGTCATTAGGTTTCAAATTACCACCACGAAAGGGTGCCGCAGATTTTCTTCAAGAG GTAACATCTAAAAAGGATCAAGCTCAGTACTGGGCTGATAGTTCGAAACCATATACATACCTTTCTGTTTCAGAAATTGCAGAAGCCTTCAAGAAGTCCAGGTTTGGAAAGTCTGTGGATGCCGCTCTCTCTTCCCCATATGATAGAGCTAAAAGTCTTCCTGCGGCTTtgccaaaaacaaaatatgcaGCCTCAAAATGGGAGCTTTGTAAAGCATGCTTCTCACGAGAACTACTGTTGATCAGCAGGCATAGGTTTCTTTACACATTTAGGACCTGCCAG GTTGCCTTTGTTGGATTTGTGACATGCACAATGTTTCCTAGATGGGAAATACAGCCCACAGATGAAATAAATGGCAACCTGTACCTTTCTTGCTTGTTCTTTGGGTTGGTGCACATGATGTTCAATGGGTTCACCGAGCTTCCCCTTATGATATCTCGGCTCCCAGTCTTTTACAAGCAAAGGGACAACTATTTTCATCCTGCGTGGGCATGGTCTGGTGTTAGTTTGCTTCTGCGCATACCTTACTCTATTATTGAAGCTATCGTATGGTCCTGTGTTGTATACTACACGGTTGGCTTTGCCCCTGGTCCTGGGAGATTTTTCCGTTTCATGTTGTTGCTTTTTTCTGTGCACCAAATGGCTTTGGGTCTCTTCCGGACAATGGCATCCCTTGCACGAGATATGGTCATTGCAAATACATTTGGATCAGCTGCACTAATTGTcatattttgttttggtggATTCATCATTCCAAAAG atAGCATTAAGCCATGGTGGGGATGGGCCTTTTGGGTATCGCCACTATCGTATGGACAACGCGCAATTTCTGTCAATGAATTTACTGCTGTAAGGTGGATCAAG ATATCTCCTTTAACCAACAGAACAATTGGTCAAAATGTTCTTCAACAACACAGCTTACCAAATGGCGATTCCTGGTATTGGATTGGAGTTGGTGCTCTGTTGGCTTATGCATTGCTTTTCAATTGCATAGTGACTCTGGCCTTGATGTACCTAAATC CACTAAGGAAAAACCAGACGGTGCTTCCACTTGATGACACAGAAGAGA GGGGTAATAAAAAGATTATGTCAAATGGAAATAGCAGCCCAAGAAGAAAAGGAATGATATTACCATTTCAGCCATTAACAATGACTTTCCACAATGTTAACTATTATGTCGACATGCCAAAG GAAATGAAGTCACAAGGTATACCAGAATCAAGGTTGCAGCTTTTGTCAAACGTGAGCGGAGTATTCTCACCAGGTGTTCTTACAGCTTTAGTTGGGTCTAGTGGAGCAGGAAAGACCACTTTAATGGATGTCCTTGCTGGTAGGAAAACTGGTGGATACATAGAAGGAGATATCAAGATATCTGGTTACCCGAAAGAGCAACGTACTTTTGCTAGAATAGCAGGCTATGTTGAGCAAAATGACATACATTCTCCTCAACTTACAGTGGAGGagtctgtaaggttttcttcTGCTCTTCGCCTTCCAAAGGAAGTCAGCGTGGAGAAAAGACTT GAATTCGTTGAAGAAGTAATGAAACTTGTAGAGCTTGATACTCTAAGGCATGCTTTGGTCGGTTTGCCAGGCAGTTCAGGTTTATCAACAGAGCAAAGAAAACGCTTAACAATTGCTGTTGAGCTTGTTGCCAACCCTTCAATTATCTTCATGGATGAACCCACCTCTGGACTTGATGCAAGAGCAGCAGCCATTGTGATGAGGACTGTTCGCAATACTGTTGATACAGGAAGAACAGTGGTCTGCACTATCCATCAACCAAGTATTGACATATTTGAGGCATTTGATGAG CTTCTTCTAATGAAACGAGGGGGGCAAGTTATATATGGAGGAAAGCTAGGCCAGCACTCCCAGACAATGATAAACTACTTTcag GAGATTAATGGAATTACTCCGATTCCAAGTGGGTACAATCCTGCAACATGGATGCTGGAGGTAACAACACCGGCTTGTGAACAGAGAATTGGTGAAGACTTTGCTAGCCTATACAGAAAATCAGAGCAGTACAG GGAGGTGGAAGAGTCTATCCAGCAGTATAGTAATCCTCCAGCCAACTCGAAAGCACTAAAGTTTGCTTCCATGTATTCACAGAACACGTCGGTTCAATTTAGGACCTGCTTATGGAAACAAAACCTTGTGTATTGGAGAAGtccacaatataatgccatgAGGTTAATCTTTACTACCATTGCTGCATTGATATTCGGTTCAGCATTTTGGGATGTTGGTGCTAAAAGAGACTCAATACAATCACTGATGATGGTTATGGGAGCTCTGTATGCTGCTTGCTTGTTTCTTGGAGTCAATAATGCTTCTTCAGTTCAGCCGATTGTTTCGATTGAGAGGACAGTATTCTATCGAGAAAAAGCAGCTGGAATGTATTCTCCATTGGCTTATGCAGCAGCCCAG GGCCTTATAGAGGTGCCATACATCGCTGTACAGACAATAGTATATGGGGTGATCACATACTTCATGGTCAACTTCGAAAGGACACTGG AAAAATTCTTGCTCTATATTCTTTTCATGTTCCTCACATTCACCTACTTCACCCTATATGGCATGGCGGCTGTTGGTCTCACTCCTTCACAGCACCTAGCAGCCGTCATCTCTTCTGCATTTTACTCAGTGTGGAATCTCCACTCCGGTTTCCTCATCCCTAAACCA AATATCCCGAAATATTGGCTTTGGTTTTACTACATCTGCCCAGTTGCATGGACACTCAGAGGTATTGTCACTTCCCAACTTGGTGATGTGGAGACCATTCTTGTTGGACCTGCTTTTAAGGGCAGCGTGAAAGAATACTTGGAGGTAAGCCTTGGCTTTGGCCCTGGGATGATTGGCGTTTCAGTAGCTGCGCTTCTCGGCTTCAATGTGCTGTTCTTCAGTATCTTCGCTTTCTCCATCAAATTTCTCAACTTCCAGAGAAGATAG